The Corvus moneduloides isolate bCorMon1 chromosome 5, bCorMon1.pri, whole genome shotgun sequence genome includes a region encoding these proteins:
- the PCM1 gene encoding pericentriolar material 1 protein isoform X20 — MATGGGPFEEGMNDQDLPSWSNESLDDRLNNTDWGSQQKKANRSSEKNKKKLSGEGETRLTNEISPESSPGMERQKTRTSHSFPHARYMTQMSVPEQAELERLKQRINFSDLDQRSIGSDSQGRATAANNKRQLNENKKPFNFLSLQINTNKSKDPASGSQKKESGVSAQCKELFGAALSKDFLQNCQVPAQEDGRGEQAMDSSQIVSRLVQIRDYIAKASSMRDDLVEKNERSANVERLSHLIDDLKEQEKSYLKFLQKMLARENEEDDVRTIDSAVGSGSVGESTSLNIDVQSEASDTTARDPQQEAKEELENLKKQHDLLKRMLQQQEQLKALQGRQAALLALQHKAEQAIAVLDDSVVTETTGSVSGVSLTSELNEELNDLIQRFHNQLHDSQTQSVPDNRRQAESLSLTREISQSRNSSMSEHQSDEKAQLFNKMRMLQGKKQKMDKLLGELHTLRDQHLNNSSFFPASSSPQRSIDQRSTTSAASGPIGIVTVVNGESNSLASAPYPPDSLVSQNESEEDENLNPTEKLQKLNEVRKRLNELRELVHYYEQTSDMMTDAVNENTKEEEEETEESESDSEHEDPQPVTNIRNPQGISSWSEINSNSNVQCGANNRDGRHLNTDCEINNRSAANIRTLKMSSALDCHNRENDKHLDLPQGEDDEVEEDRVSEDSISSHRSSLGDVAGDAEFEQKINRLIAAKQKLRQLQNLAAMVQDDDPEPQGTIANASNIGDLLGEMEETKQQPNNVRASSNKLKKDVRLNEKAREKFYEAKLQQQQWELKQLQEERRKLIEIQEKIQVLQKACPDLQLSAGLGNCPANRQTSQATSSPAVNECNTAGKPLIECDESVPVGNELWSEMRRHEILREELRQRRKQLEALMAEDQRRRELAETISTVAASVKSEGSEAQCTPQQSRTEKTMATWGGSTQCALEEENGDEDGYLSDGVGQAEEEEEDASSLNDSFSVYPNNNVPENTYFVKENKDRWKNCRPLSADGNYRPVSKARQQQNISMRRQENFRWMSELSYVEEKEQWQEQINQLKKQHEFSVSICQTLMQDQQTLSCLLQTLLTGPYSMMPNNVASSQIHLIMHQLNQCYTQLTWQQNNVQRLKQMLSDVMRQQEQQCQEKPSRKERGSNAPPPPSPVFCPFNFPPQPVNLFSVPGFTNFSSFAPGINCNPVFPSGFGDFAHNISPHSSEQQEQQHPLDHNTSGKTEYMAFPKPFESSSSNGAEKQRRSHRQPEEELEKRSTWLNDSQEMKKDDQSQLKAGFAVSVQNIASSHKNQSDMNRRREFDEESLESFSSMPDPVDPTTVTKTFRSRKASAQASLASKDKTPKSKNKRKTSSQLKGRVKNTGYESASASSVCEPCKNNKSRHSDDVVHAKVFSKRNQEQLEKIIKYSRSTEMSSETGSDLSMFEALRDTIYSEVATLISQNESRPHFLIELFHALQLLNTDYLRQRALYALQDIVTRHLSEKNEKGKSAKSLNSATWVASNSELTPSESLASTDDETFGKNFSTEACQDCEQHDADNGSTMSTSSNFEPFATDDLGNTVIHLDKALSWMREYERMKVEAESTLDSEGCSSNFQGASTAKLEGTGECQSVLQSGDVSAIPCPRIDTQQLDRQIKAIMKEVIPFLKEHMDEVCSSQLLTSVRRMVLTLTQQNDESKEFVKFFHKQLGSILQDSLAKFAGRKLKDCGEDLLVEISEVLFNELAFFKLMQDLDNNSISVKQRCKRKIETTEVIQSYAKEAKKGLQVDVCSSVEDVDEDKDKDETETAKQVPDSEMCAGNGVPESIRSDASDQEEDEESESGPVAISLSKAETQALTNYGSGEDENEDEEIEFEEGPVDVQTSLQANSETTTENEQTSNQELSKAKSSEILSSEQESVNVKGEQDVATIVPHYLSVMENTPALTVNTPESFVTATVKTEESSSPLAVNETQTPDTTCAENKSGASSESSMAGSPDTESPVLVNEYEPGSGNVSQKSDEDDFVKVEDLPLKLAVYSETDLMKKMETEAQTNSLSDELLDGGGAQDQELVGDAQTLKEPETFGAQNA, encoded by the exons AGAAGCATTGGAAGTGATTCTCAAGGCAGGGCAACGGCTGCTAACAACAAACGTCaacttaatgaaaacaaaaaaccattCAACTTCCTGTCACTGCAGATTAACACTAACAAAAGCAAAGATCCTGCCTCAGGTtcccagaaaaaggaaagtggGGTATCAGCACAATGTAAAGAACTGTTTGGAGCTGCTCTAAGCAAGGATTTCTTGCAAAATTGCCAAGTGCCTGCTCAAGAAGATGGAAGGGGAGAACAAGCAATGGATAGTAGCCAG ATTGTGAGCAGACTAGTTCAAATTCGCGACTATATTGCTAAGGCCAGCTCCATGCGGGATGATCTtgtagagaaaaatgaaagatcGGCCAATGTTGAGCGTTTATCACACCTTATAGATGACCTTAAAGAGCAGGAGAAATCCTATCTGAAATTTTTGCAAAAGATGCTT gctAGAGAAAATGAGGAGGATGATGTTCGGACTATAGATTCAGCTGTGGGATCTGGTTCTGTAGGTGAGAGCACATCGCTAAACATTGATGTGCAGTCTGAGGCTTCAGATACCACG GCCAGAGATCCTCAACAGGAAGCTAAAGAGGAGTTGGAGAACTTGAAAAAGCAGCATGATTTATTGAAAAGGATGCTACAACAGCAGGAGCAATTAAAGGCTCTTCAAGGAAGACAGGCAGCTCTTCTTGCTTTGCAGCATAAAGCAGAGCAAGCCATTGCTGTCCTGGATGATTCTG TTGTAACAGAAACTACAGGTAGTGTTTCAGGAGTAAGTCTTACATCAGAACTGAATGAAGAATTGAATGACTTAATTCAACGCTTTCACAACCAACTTCATGATTCTCAG ACACAGTCTGTGCCTGACAATAGAAGGCAAGCAGAAAGTCTTTCACTTACCAGAGAgatttcacaaagcagaaactCTTCAATGTCTGAACACCAGTCAGATGAGAAGGCACAGCTTTTTAACAAGATGCGAATGTTGCAGggtaaaaagcagaaaatggacAAACTATTAGGAGAACTTCATACACTTCGTGACCAACATCTAAATAACTCTTCCT tttttccTGCTTCAAGTTCTCCTCAAAGGAGTATTGATCAAAGAAGTACAACTTCAGCTGCTTCTGGTCCTATAGGCATAGTAACTGTTGTCAACGGTGAATCAAATAGTCTGGCATCTGCTCCCTATCCTCCTGATTCCCTGGTTTCTCAAAATGAGAGTGAAGAGGATGAAAATCTAAATCCAACAGAAAAGCTTCA gaagctAAATGAAGTTCGTAAGAGGCTGAATGAGTTACGCGAGTTAGTTCACTACTATGAGCAAACATCTGATATGATGACAGATGCTGTGAATGAAAACActaaggaggaggaggaagaaacagaagaatcaGAAAGTGATTCTGAACATGAGGATCCACAGCCTGTTACAAATATTAG AAACCCTCAAGGAATCAGTAGCTGGAGTGAAATAAATAGCAACTCAAATGTACAGTGTGGAGCTAATAACAGAGATGGAAGACATCTTAATACAGACTGTGAAATAAACAACCGATCTGCTGCTAATATAAGGACTCTAAAAATGTCTTCTGCTTTAG ACTGTCATAATAGGGAGAATGACAAACACCTTGATCTACCCCAAGGTGAAGATGATGAAGTGGAAGAAGATAGAGTTAGTGAAGATTCCATATCTAGTCACAGAAGCAGCCTGGGTGATGTTGCTGGAGATGCCGAGTTTGAGCAGAAGATCAATAGGCTTATAGCTGCAAAACAGAAGCTTAGACAGTTACAAAACCTTGCTGCTATGGTGCag GATGATGATCCAGAACCTCAAGGAACAATTGCAAATGCATCTAATATTGGTGACTTGTTGGGTGAGATGGAAGAGACAAAGCAACAACCAAACAATGTGCGAGCTAGTTCTAACAAGTTAAAAAAGGATGTGCGACTAAACGAAAAAGCAAG AGAGAAGTTCTATGAAGCTaaacttcagcagcagcaatgggaGCTTAAGCAGttacaagaagaaagaagaaaactgattgaaatccaggaaaaaattcAAGTGTTACAGAAAGCTTGTCCTGACCTTCAA TTGTCAGCTGGCCTGGGTAACTGCCCAGCAAATAGACAGACTTCACAAGCAACATCATCTCCAGCCGTGAATGAGTGTAACACAGCTGGCAAGCCTTTAATTGAGTGTGATGAATCCGTACCAGTAGGCAATGAG TTATGGTCTGAAATGAGAAGACATGAGATTTTAAGAGAAGAATTGCGACAGAGAAGAAAGCAACTTGAAGCTTTAATGGCTGAGGATCAGAGAAGGAGAGAGCTCGCAGAAACAATATCTACTGTTGCTGCGTCTGTTAAAAGTGAAGGGTCAGAAGCTCAGTGTActccacagcagagcaggactgaAAA GACAATGGCTACCTGGGGAGGTTCTACCCAGTGTGctttagaggaagaaaatggcGATGAAGACGGTTATCTCTCTGATGGAGTTGGTCAGGCcgaagaagaggaagaagacgCATCAAGTTTGAATGACAGTTTCTCTGTTTATCCCAATAACAACGTACCAGAAAATACCTattttgttaaagaaaacaaagatag GTGGAAAAACTGCCGTCCTCTTTCAGCAGATGGGAATTATCGACCAGTGTCTAAGGCCAGGCAACAGCAAAACATAAGTATGCGGCGTCAGGAAAATTTTCGGTGGATGTCTGAGCTTTCATATgtggaagaaaaggaacaatGGCAAGAGCAGATCAATCAGTTGAAGAAACAGCATGAATTTAGTGTCAGCATTTGTCAAACTTTGATGCAGGATCAGCAG aCTCTCTCTTGCCTTCTACAGACTTTGCTTACGGGCCCTTACAGTATGATGCCCAATAACGTTGCATCTTCACAAATACATCTCATTATGCATCAGTTAAACCAGTGTTACACTCAACTGACTTGGCAGCAGAATAATGTCCAAAG gTTGAAACAAATGTTAAGTGATGTTATGCGGCAACAAGAACAACAGTGTCAAGAGAAACCATCgagaaaggagagaggcagTAATGCACCACCACCTCCATCTCCTGTTTTCTGTCCATTCAACTTCCCTCCACAGCCTGTGAACCTCTTTAGTGTTCCAGGATTtactaatttttcttcctttgctccaG GTATTAATTGTAATCCAGTGTTCCCATCTGGTTTTGGAGATTTTGCACACAATATTTCTCCACACAGtagtgagcagcaggagcaacAACATCCTCTAGATCACAATACTTCTGGGAAAACTGAGTATATGGCATTCCCCAAACCCTTTGAAAGCAGTTCCTCTAATggagcagaaaaacaaag AAGGAGTCACAGACAACCTGAAGAGGAATTGGAAAAAAGATCAACTTGGCTTAATGATAgccaagaaatgaaaaaagatgaTCAGTCTCAGCTGAAAGCAGGTTTTGCAGTTTCAGTACAAAACATTGCTTCTAGTCATAAAAATCAGTCTGATATGAACCGGAGAAGAGAGTTTGATGAAGagtctttggagagtttcaGTAGCATGCCTGATCCAGTAGACCCAACTACTGTGACAAAGACATTTAGATCCAGAAAAGCATCAGCGCAAGCAAGCCTGGCATCAAAAGATAAAACACCCAAATCAAAGAATAAAAGGAAGACTTCTTCTCAGCTAAAAGGCAGAGTTAAAAATACTG GTTATGAAAGTGCAAGTGCTTCTAGTGTGTGTGAACCCTGCAAGAACAATAAAAGCAGACACTCTGATGATGTGGTTCATGCAAAGGTGTTCAGCAAAAGGAATCAGGAAcaattggaaaaaataattaaatacagtAGATCTACAGAAATGTCTTCCG aaACTGGTAGTGATCTTTCTATGTTTGAGGCTTTGCGAGACACAATTTATTCTGAAGTGGCAACTCTTATTTCTCAAAATGAGTCTCGTCCCCACTTTCTTATTGAACTTTTCCATGCGCTTCAGCTGCTAAATACAGATTATCTGAGGCAAAGGGCTCTTTATGCTTTACAG GATATAGTGACCAGACATTTatctgagaaaaatgaaaaagggaagTCTGCAAAATCACTGAATTCTGCAACATGGGTGGCATCAAATTCTGAACTCACTCCCAGTGAAAGCCTTGCCTCTACAGATGAT GAAACTTTTGGCAAGAACTTTTCTACAGAAGCATGTCAAGATTGTGAACAACATGATGCAGACAATGGGAGTACTATGTCTACATCTTCGAATTTTGAACCCTTTGCCACTGATGACCTTG GCAACACAGTGATTCACTTAGATAAAGCTTTGTCTTGGATGAGGGAATATGAGCGTATGAAAGTTGAAGCTGAAAGTACCCTTGACTCTGAGGGCTGCTCTAGTAATTTTCAGGGTGCTTCTACTGCTAAATTAGAAG GTACTGGTGAGTGTCAGTCTGTGCTGCAGTCAGGTGATGTTTCTGCAATTCCATGTCCTCGTATAGATACTCAGCAGCTTGACCGGCAGATTAAAGCAATTATGAAAGAGGTCATTCCTTTTCTGAAG GAACACATGGATGAAGTATGCTCTTCTCAATTACTGACATCAGTAAGACGTATGGTCTTAACTCTTACGCAACAAAATGATGAAAGTAAAGAATTTGTGAAGTTCTTTCATAAGCAGCTTGGCAGTATACTTCAG GATTCACTGGCAAAATTTGCTGGTAGAAAATTAAAAGACTGTGGGGAGGATCTTCTTGTGGAGATCTCTGAAGTGTTATTTAATGAATTAGCCTTTTTTAAACTCATGCAAGACTTGGACAACAACAGTATTTCTGTAAAGCAGAGATGTAAACGAAAAATAGAAACTACTGAAGTAATACAGTCTTATGCTAAAgag GCAAAAAAAGGTCTCCAGGTGGATGTTTGTTCATCTGTTGAAGATGTCGATGAGGACAAA GACAAGGATGAGACTGAAACTGCTAAACAAGTACCGGACTCAGAAATGTGTGCAGGTAATGGAGTGCCTGAAAGTATTAGGTCTGATGCATCTGATcaagaggaagatgaggaaagTGAAAGCGGTCCAGTGGCAATAA GTTTATCAAAAGCAGAAACCCAAGCTCTGACTAACTATGGCAGTGGAGAAGATGAGaatgaagatgaagaaatagAATTTGAGGAAGGACCTGTTGATGTGCAAACATCACTACAAGCCAACAGTGAAACAACAACTGAAAATGAACAG ACTTCAAACCAAGAATTGAGTAAGGCAAAAAGCAGCGAGATTTTGTCATCAGAACAAGAATCTGTTAATGTTAAAG GTGAACAAGATGTGGCTACAATTGTGCCTCATTACCTCAGTGTCATGGAGAATACACCAGCTTTAACAGTCAATACCCCAGAATCCTTTGTAACAGCCactgtgaaaacagaagaatCAAGCTCACCTTTAGCAGTGAATGAAACTCAAACACCAGATACCACGTGTGCAGAAAACAAATCTGGTGCAAGTTCTGAAAGCTCCATGGCTGGCAGCCCTGATACAGAGTCACCTGTGCTAGTGAATGAATAT GAACCTGGTTCTGGAAACGTAAGTCAAAAATCTGATGAAGATGACTTTGTGAAAGTTGAAGACTTGCCTCTCAAACTTGCTGTATATTCAGAG ACAGACttaatgaagaaaatggaaacGGAGGCTCAAACCAACAGCTTGTCTGATGAATTACTGGATGGAGGTGGAGCTCAAGATCAAGAATTAGTAGGAGATGCCCAAACATTGAAAGAACCTG aaacttTTGGAGCTCAAAATGCATAA